A genomic stretch from Scheffersomyces stipitis CBS 6054 chromosome 6, complete sequence includes:
- a CDS encoding predicted protein gives MMFYPHQFPNNDRNFEPNMPSKHESPRKKHIDHTKEDLIHKNRSNFEITVEVKDELSYLRFYSNIRANVRNSPEVAKYLVLDYLPLDYDAQLEYTQKVRDAEDCCLDDHHGNLYLNQQLMQAVAPELLHLVSFNYTFNCNFEALKQYFNARINAFFLLSLENKLDFDSSRVLQFLIDLDTISKVYKFIFREDPNHQLKLQWIMNAISKDKSNAGILLDIQSKWEKINLDPMYIRRLLTSYSNSRWKKK, from the coding sequence ATGATGTTCTACCCACACCAATTCCCCAATAACGACCGCAATTTCGAGCCAAACATGCCTCTGAAACATGAGAGCCCACGCAAGAAGCACATCGACCACACAAAGGAAGATCTCATCCACAAAAACAGAAGCAATTTCGAAATCACCGTCGAGGTCAAGGACGAGTTGTCCTACTTGCGTTTCTACAGCAATATTAGGGCCAATGTCAGAAACTCACCAGAAGTAGCAAAGTATTTGGTTCTTGACTACTTGCCATTGGACTATGATGCACAACTTGAATACACTCAAAAAGTACGGGATGCCGAGGATTGTTGTCTCGACGACCACCATGGTAACCTTTACTTGAACCAGCAATTGATGCAAGCCGTAGCACCGGAATTGCTCCATTTGGTTTCTTTCAACTACACCTTCAACTGCAACTTCGAAGCCCTCAAGCAGTACTTCAATGCCAGGATCAATGCCTTTTTCTTGTTAAGTTTGGAAAACAAACTTGATTTCGATTCATCTCGTGTCCTACAATTCCTCATTGACTTGGACACTATCAGCAAGGTGTAcaagttcatcttcagGGAAGACCCTAATCATcagttgaaattgcaatGGATCATGAATGCCATCAGCAAAGACAAACTGAATGCTGGTATATTACTTGATATACAGCTGAAATGGgagaagatcaacttggatCCAATGTATATCAGAAGACTTTTGACGTCTTATTCCAATCTGcgttggaagaagaagtag
- the XUT1 gene encoding sugar transporter, high affinity, putative (Xylose UpTake (tentative)~go_component integral to membrane~go_function transporter activity~go_process transport): MHGGGDGNDITEIIAARRLQIAGKSGVAGLVANSRSFFIAVFASLGGLVYGYNQGMFGQISGMYSFSKAIGVEKIQDNPTLQGLLTSILELGAWVGVLMNGYIADRLGRKKSVVVGVFFFFIGVIVQAVARGGNYDYILGGRFVVGIGVGILSMVVPLYNAEVSPPEIRGSLVALQQLAITFGIMISYWITYGTNYIGGTGSGQSKASWLVPICIQLVPALLLGVGIFFMPESPRWLMNEDREDECLSVLSNLRSLSKEDTLVQMEFLEMKAQKLFERELSAKYFPHLQDGSAKSNFLIGFNQYKSMITHYPTFKRVAVACLIMTFQQWTGVNFILYYAPFIFSSLGLSGNTISLLASGVVGIVMFLATIPAVLWVDRLGRKPVLISGAIIMGICHFVVAAILGQFGGNFVNHSGAGWVAVVFVWIFAIGFGYSWGPCAWVLVAEVFPLGLRAKGVSIGASSNWLNNFAVAMSTPDFVAKAKFGAYIFLGLMCIFGAAYVQFFCPETKGRTLEEIDELFGDTSGTSKMEKEIHEQKLKEVGLLQLLGEENASESENSKADVYHVEK, translated from the coding sequence ATGCACGGTGGTGGTGACGGTAACGATATCACAGAAATTATTGCAGCCAGACGTCTCCAGATCGCTGGTAAGTCTGGTGTGGCTGGTTTAGTCGCAAACTCAAGATCTTTCTTCATCGCAGTCTTTGCATCTCTTGGTGGATTGGTCTACGGTTACAATCAAGGTATGTTCGGTCAAATTTCCGGTATGTACTCATTCTCCAAAGCTATTGGTGTTGAAAAGATTCAAGACAATCCTACTTTGCAAGGTTTGTTGACTTCtattcttgaacttggtgCCTGGGTTGGTGTCTTGATGAACGGTTACATTGCTGATAGATTGGGTCGTAAGAAGTCAGTTGTTGTCGgtgttttcttcttcttcatcggTGTCATTGTACAAGCTGTTGCTCGTGGTGGTAACTACGACTACATCTTAGGTGGTAGATTTGTCGTCGGTATTGGTGTGGGTATTCTTTCTATGGTTGTGCCATTGTACAATGCTGAAGTTTCTCCACCAGAAATTCGTGGTTCTTTGGTTGCTTTGCAACAATTGGCTATTACTTTCGGTATTATGATTTCTTACTGGATTACCTACGGTACCAACTACATTGGTGGTACTGGCTCTGGTCAAAGTAAAGCTTCTTGGTTGGTTCCTATTTGTATCCAATTGGTTCCAGCTTTGCTCTTGGGTGTtggtatcttcttcatgCCTGAGTCTCCAAGATGGTTGATGAACGAAGACAGAGAAGACGAATGTTTGTCCGTTCTTTCCAACTTGCGTTCCTTGAGTAAGGAAGATactcttgttcaaatgGAATTCCTTGAAATGAAGGCACAAAAGTTGTTCGAAAGAGAACTTTCTGCAAAGTACTTCCCTCACCTCCAAGACGGTTCTGCCAAgagcaacttcttgattggtTTCAACCAATACAAGTCCATGATTACTCACTACCCAACCTTCAAGCGTGTTGCAGTTGCCTGTTTAATTATGACCTTCCAACAATGGACTGGTGTTAACTTCATCTTGTACTATGCTCCATTCATCTTCAGTTCTTTAGGTTTGTCTGGAAACACCATTTCTCTTTTAGCTTCTGGTGTTGTCGGTATCGTCATGTTCCTTGCTACCATTCCAGCTGTTCTTTGGGTCGACAGACTTGGTAGAAAGCCAGTTTTGATTTCCGGTGCCATTATCATGGGTATTTGTCACTTTGTTGTGGCTGCAATCTTAGGTCAGTTCGGTGGTAACTTTGTCAACCACTCCGGTGCTGGTTGGGTTGCTGTTGTCTTCGTTTGGATTTTCGCTATCGGTTTCGGTTACTCTTGGGGTCCATGTGCTTGGGTCCTTGTTGCCGAAGTCTTCCCATTGGGTTTGCGTGCTAAGGGTGTTTCTATCGGTGCCTCTTCTAACTGGTTGAACAACTTCGCTGTCGCCATGTCTACCCCAGATTTTGTTGCTAAGGCTAAGTTCGGTGCTTACATTTTCTTAGGTTTGATGTGTATTTTCGGTGCCGCATAcgttcaattcttctgtCCAGAAACTAAGGGTCGTaccttggaagaaattgatgaacttTTCGGTGACACCTCTGGTACTTCCAAGATGGAAAAGGAAATCCATGAGCAAAAGCTTAAGGAAGTTGGTTTGCTTCAATTGCTCGGTGAAGAAAATGCTTCTGAATCCGAAAACAGCAAGGCTGATGTCTACCACGTTGAAAAATAA
- a CDS encoding predicted protein, producing PLNMSTVAELIEKWLEEYPAEKAEASYSTPEEVLDLINKSPETTTVVDLRNDREPSVLKTSVHIPATGIAGYDDLKARVIDVVTEQKPEVKNIVIHCNSSRKRAVRVAGWIQDYINENDVKDYKVTILKGGIAGWFNLDEPYQKVLIPVKDE from the coding sequence CCATTGAACATGTCGACTGTTGCTGAGCTCATTGAAAAGTGGTTGGAAGAATATCCTGCAGAAAAGGCAGAGGCCTCGTACTCCACACctgaagaagttttggacttgatcaacaagtcgCCTGAAACTACTACCGTAGTTGACTTGAGAAACGACAGAGAACCCTCAGTTCTAAAGACATCGGTACATATTCCTGCAACTGGAATTGCTGGATATGACGACCTCAAAGCACGTGTCATTGACGTAGTTACCGAGCAGAAGCCGGAAGTGAAGAACATTGTAATTCATTGTAACAGTTCTAGAAAGAGAGCAGTGAGAGTTGCTGGTTGGATCCAGGACTACATCAACGAGAATGATGTCAAGGATTACAAGGTGACGATCTTGAAGGGAGGTATTGCAGGAtggttcaacttggatGAACCATACCAGAAAGTATTGATTCCTGTCAAAGATGAGTAA
- a CDS encoding predicted protein, whose product MSDRIRGHMNADHQLALKDYLVVYGNLSLSEFDESSVLITDVTEKSITIGYVSTKTSNPESFTINWDDASEKENVTVSGFGDIKNKLIAMANFAAEKQGYSSKQIKKALGPSKFGEYVMYAAFLYLLANVYDKNLVRSVFAKDALFSGYIAPYVPALVAKVSGLIQDHAGLILSITESIHILEILLVTVPNIKKYRVPLVPSLQWIFMHFIEGFFVIKRWKTLTN is encoded by the coding sequence ATGTCTGACAGAATTAGAGGTCACATGAACGCAGACCACCAGTTGGCCTTGAAGGATTACCTTGTAGTGTATGGAAACCTTTCACTTTCTGAGTTTGACGAATCGTCTGTTCTAATTACGGATGTCACCGAAAAGTCGATTACAATTGGCTACGTGTCTACGAAAACATCTAATCCCGAAAGCTTCACAATCAACTGGGACGATGCTTCTGAGAAGGAAAACGTAACAGTTTCGGGTTTTGGTGATATTAAGAATAAGTTAATTGCCATGGCTAATTTCGCAGCTGAAAAACAGGGCTATTCGTCGAAACAGATTAAAAAAGCATTGGGGCCATCGAAGTTTGGAGAATATGTCATGTATGCGGCATTCCTATACTTGTTGGCAAATGTCTACGACAAGAACCTTGTCAGACTGGTATTTGCCAAGGATGCCTTGTTCTCTGGCTACATAGCTCCCTATGTTCCAGCTCTTGTAGCCAAAGTCAGTGGCTTGATCCAGGACCACGCCGGTTTGATCTTAAGTATCACAGAAAGTATCCATATTTTAgagatcttgttggttACCGTTCcaaacatcaagaagtacaGAGTTCCATTGGTGCCTAGCTTGCAGTGGATCTTCATGCATTTCATCGAGGGTTTCTTTGTCATCAAGAGATGGAAGACATTGACCAACTAG